One segment of Niveibacterium microcysteis DNA contains the following:
- a CDS encoding polysaccharide deacetylase family protein encodes MRLAPHAVLALLLSAGLLAACKPNASATSTPATTTAPASSAAPVVDLLPGAQLLLERYRKLIVLLADERAMSDKERAAANQVGQALFHENLADRAKLEAQITELTTSGNDRRFETFEALLAQIESGKGLFDADRLAYRELLKALELSLQQDSTLPAIKLHKRVGEDLDAMQEIEHQYDKELRQVFDRFDTRAITLKREKWDDYLAHLKKLYSREQIMKDYGQIVPYPAAKGDDDDQEKPVFGYDLPPKTLVLTFDDGPHNAYTEEIAAILKQYNAPAVFFEVGNNLGTVSDAGKAQLGARASVAKRLKADGYVLANHSYSHAQLSKASGDPLKAEISRTDLLLKAVDPAPSGLFRFPYGASSREAMNELAALKLRSIMWNIDSLDWADPVPNSIADRVLKSVAKEGRGIILFHDIHERTVTALPKILEQLTAEGYRFAGWDGKGFTAASVPASQAEEKTTVTTGYEDSWAVVVGIDNYAKWPKLQYAARDADAIRQTLIDEFGFASERVFSLKNGEATRNAILSTFHDRLAHGGVKKNDRIFVFFAGHGATRKLSSGRDLGYIIPVDSDPAQMASDAIPMTEIQNIAESLTAKHVLFVMDACYSGLGLTRGGGNNSFLKENARRIGRQMLTAGGADQLVADGGPGGHSVFTWTLLQALGGKADLNGDGFITGTELAAYIAPAVAGISQQTPAFGSLPGSQGGEFVFQLKSGNEFLSPSTEQLPRDAVALNQKLAEAAPTVASSAPVVVKDLQGNETKLAVPKPVAANARQLAQRANDRGLQLYREQQYAAAEAQFTEALKQRPDFALAANNLGFIYLKQQKYKEAARWFENTIKMDPSRAIAYRNLGDACAQSGDKDCARKAFGTYLELAPSGSGSDYARQQLSQL; translated from the coding sequence ATGCGCCTCGCCCCTCACGCTGTTCTCGCGCTCTTGCTGAGCGCCGGCCTGCTTGCCGCCTGCAAGCCCAACGCCTCCGCCACGAGCACACCGGCCACGACCACTGCGCCGGCAAGCAGCGCCGCCCCGGTCGTCGATCTGCTGCCAGGCGCACAGTTGCTGCTGGAGCGCTATCGCAAGCTGATCGTGCTGCTGGCGGACGAGCGCGCAATGAGCGACAAGGAGCGCGCCGCCGCCAATCAGGTCGGCCAGGCGCTGTTCCACGAAAACCTCGCCGACCGCGCGAAACTGGAAGCGCAGATCACCGAGTTAACGACTTCCGGCAACGACCGTCGCTTCGAGACCTTCGAAGCGCTGCTGGCACAGATTGAATCCGGCAAAGGGCTGTTCGATGCCGACCGCCTCGCCTACCGCGAACTGCTCAAGGCGCTGGAGCTCAGCCTGCAGCAGGATTCCACGCTGCCGGCAATCAAACTGCACAAACGCGTCGGCGAAGACCTCGACGCCATGCAGGAGATCGAACACCAGTACGACAAGGAGCTACGGCAGGTCTTCGACCGTTTCGATACGCGCGCGATCACGCTCAAACGCGAGAAGTGGGACGACTACCTCGCGCACCTGAAGAAGCTGTACTCGCGCGAACAGATCATGAAGGACTACGGGCAGATCGTGCCCTACCCCGCCGCCAAGGGGGATGATGACGACCAGGAAAAGCCGGTATTCGGTTACGACCTGCCGCCCAAGACGCTGGTGCTGACCTTCGACGATGGCCCGCACAACGCCTACACCGAAGAGATCGCCGCGATCCTCAAACAATACAACGCGCCAGCGGTGTTCTTCGAGGTCGGCAACAACCTCGGCACGGTATCCGACGCAGGCAAGGCCCAGCTCGGTGCGCGTGCGAGCGTCGCAAAGCGGCTGAAGGCGGATGGCTATGTGCTGGCCAACCATAGCTACAGCCATGCACAGCTATCGAAAGCGTCGGGCGACCCGCTGAAAGCCGAGATCAGCCGCACCGACCTGCTGCTGAAGGCAGTCGACCCGGCGCCGTCCGGCCTCTTCCGCTTCCCATATGGGGCAAGCAGCCGCGAGGCTATGAACGAACTGGCCGCGCTGAAACTGCGTTCGATCATGTGGAACATCGATTCGCTGGACTGGGCCGACCCGGTGCCCAACTCGATCGCCGACCGCGTGCTCAAGAGTGTCGCCAAGGAAGGTCGCGGCATCATCCTGTTCCACGACATCCACGAGCGCACCGTCACCGCGCTGCCCAAGATCCTCGAACAGCTCACGGCCGAGGGCTACCGCTTCGCCGGCTGGGACGGCAAGGGCTTTACCGCCGCGAGCGTGCCCGCCTCGCAGGCGGAGGAGAAGACCACCGTCACGACCGGCTACGAGGATTCATGGGCAGTCGTCGTCGGCATCGACAACTACGCCAAATGGCCCAAGCTGCAGTACGCCGCACGCGACGCCGACGCAATCCGCCAGACGCTGATCGACGAATTCGGCTTCGCCAGCGAACGGGTTTTCAGCCTGAAGAACGGCGAGGCAACGCGCAACGCGATCCTCTCGACGTTCCACGACCGGCTCGCCCACGGCGGCGTAAAGAAGAACGACCGCATCTTCGTGTTCTTCGCCGGCCACGGCGCGACCCGCAAGCTCAGCTCCGGCCGCGATCTGGGCTACATCATCCCGGTTGATTCCGACCCGGCCCAGATGGCGTCCGACGCGATCCCGATGACCGAGATCCAGAACATCGCCGAGAGCCTCACGGCCAAGCATGTGCTGTTCGTGATGGATGCGTGCTACAGCGGGCTCGGGCTCACCCGAGGCGGCGGCAACAACAGTTTCCTGAAGGAGAACGCACGTCGCATTGGCCGCCAGATGCTCACCGCGGGCGGTGCCGACCAGTTGGTGGCGGACGGTGGCCCCGGCGGGCATTCGGTGTTTACCTGGACGCTGCTGCAAGCGCTGGGCGGCAAGGCCGATCTGAACGGCGACGGCTTCATCACCGGCACCGAACTGGCGGCCTACATCGCCCCGGCCGTGGCCGGTATCTCGCAGCAGACACCAGCCTTCGGCAGCCTGCCCGGCTCGCAGGGCGGTGAGTTCGTGTTCCAGCTCAAGTCCGGCAACGAGTTCCTCAGCCCGAGCACCGAACAGCTGCCGCGCGACGCCGTCGCGCTGAACCAGAAACTCGCCGAAGCCGCGCCCACTGTTGCCAGCAGCGCGCCGGTGGTGGTGAAGGATCTGCAAGGCAACGAAACCAAGCTGGCGGTACCGAAACCGGTCGCGGCGAACGCTCGCCAACTGGCGCAACGCGCCAACGACCGCGGGCTGCAGTTGTACCGCGAGCAGCAGTACGCCGCCGCTGAGGCGCAGTTCACCGAAGCACTCAAGCAGCGCCCGGACTTCGCACTGGCCGCGAACAACCTCGGCTTCATCTACCTGAAGCAGCAGAAGTACAAGGAGGCGGCGCGCTGGTTTGAGAACACGATCAAGATGGACCCCTCACGCGCGATTGCCTACCGCAACCTGGGCGACGCCTGCGCGCAATCGGGCGACAAGGACTGCGCGCGCAAGGCCTTCGGCACCTACCTGGAACTCGCCCCCAGCGGCAGCGGCTCGGATTACGCCCGCCAACAGCTCAGCCAGCTCTGA